One window from the genome of Cucumis melo cultivar AY chromosome 12, USDA_Cmelo_AY_1.0, whole genome shotgun sequence encodes:
- the LOC103497434 gene encoding ethylene-responsive transcription factor CRF4 yields MYGKEEKKMKQLKEGKSISMRKIRVLFHDPDATDYSSEEDEHVSQGAKKIVWEIPIPDIHRKPSEVSSQKERADRVKFRAKTEVKESSRRTQRSSSMYKGVRRRKWGKYAAEIRDPFRGRRLWLGTYNTAEEAAVAYQRKKHEFESMQSMENYSSELSGGKFEEKKIKSLVDDTAESEEIIAMFSHPSPSSVLDLCTGSLCSNGLKNVIEEFNVDQTREHTITKKSKAVLDGVENMLEYICNDEQHISNILEEAPMSSMRMPIPPLDAREMNFQVLEDNAMICNDFDQLSNDMNYIDNCTLYNIENSLGAIDLPPMDIEFDKEFSWFDETLSISCM; encoded by the coding sequence ATGTATGgtaaagaagagaagaaaatgaAGCAACTAAAAGAAGGAAAGTCCATTTCTATGAGGAAAATTCGTGTACTGTTTCATGATCCTGATGCCACAGACTACTCAAGCGAAGAAGATGAGCATGTCAGTCAAGGGGCTAAGAAGATTGTCTGGGAGATACCGATTCCAGACATTCACCGAAAGCCATCGGAGGTGAGCTCACAGAAAGAAAGGGCTGATAGAGTCAAATTCAGAGCCAAGACTGAAGTAAAAGAAAGCAGTAGAAGAACACAGAGATCCTCGTCGATGTATAAAGGCGTTCGACGAAGGAAATGGGGGAAATATGCAGCAGAGATTCGTGATCCCTTTCGCGGTCGAAGATTATGGCTCGGTACTTATAACACTGCAGAAGAAGCTGCTGTTGCTTATCAGAGAAAGAAGCATGAGTTTGAAAGTATGCAATCCATGGAGAATTACAGCAGTGAACTAAGTGGAGGGAAATTTGAAGAGAAGAAGATCAAATCACTTGTTGATGACACTGCTGAATCTGAAGAAATTATAGCTATGTTTTCCCATCCTTCACCATCATCTGTACTTGATCTTTGTACCGGAAGTTTATGCAGCAATGGACTCAAGAATGTAATTGAAGAATTCAATGTGGATCAAACTAGGGAACATACAATCACCAAAAAAAGTAAGGCTGTGCTAGATGGAGTTGAAAACATGCTGGAATACATCTGTAATGATGAGCAACACATTTCCAACATTCTGGAAGAGGCTCCGATGTCGTCGATGCGGATGCCAATACCGCCATTAGATGCTCGGGAAATGAATTTTCAAGTCCTTGAAGACAATGCAATGATCTGCAACGATTTCGATCAGTTATCCAATGATATGAACTACATAGACAATTGTACTCTATACAACATCGAAAACAGTCTCGGGGCAATTGATCTTCCTCCAATGGACATAGAATTTGACAAGGAGTTTTCTTGGTTCGACGAGACGTTGAGTATATCATGCATGTAA